One genomic region from Salvia hispanica cultivar TCC Black 2014 chromosome 2, UniMelb_Shisp_WGS_1.0, whole genome shotgun sequence encodes:
- the LOC125204471 gene encoding probable nucleoside diphosphate kinase 5 encodes MAIRFAAFCSNNCVLICLLALAFTCRASSDVDGFKEKTLAMIKPDGVEGKYVDAIKEIILDSGFSITQEIERQLDEDTVKSFYAEHASKSFFSNLVQYMTSGPVRIMVIEKENAIADWRALIGPTDAKKAKVTDPDSVRALCGLNSERNCVHGSDSPLSAAREISFFFQKSESGFVPTHDEL; translated from the exons ATGGCTATTCGTTTTGCGGCTTTCTGCTCAAACAATTGCGTTCTCATCTGCCTTCTGGCTCTGGCTTTCACTTGCAG AGCATCATCTGATGTGGATGGCTTCAAAGAGAAGACCCTGGCAATGATAAAACCGGATGGAGTTGAAGGTAAATATGTTGATGCTATAAAGGAAATTATCTTGGATTCTGGCTTCAGCATCACGCAGGAGATTGAGCGCCAATTAGATGAGGATACAGTGAAAAGTTTCTATGCTGAGCATGCTTCAAAGAGTTTTTTCTCAAACCTTGTTCAGTACATGACCAG TGGGCCAGTGCGGATAATGgtaatagaaaaggaaaatgccATAGCTGATTGGCGTGCTTTGATTGGACCTACAGATGCAAAGAAAGCTAAGGTGACTGATCCAGACAG TGTCCGAGCATTGTGTGGACTCAACTCAGAAAGAAACTGTGTGCATGGTTCAGATTCACCACTATCTGCTGCTAGAGAgatatcttttttctttcagaAGTCTGAATCAG GTTTTGTCCCAACGCATGATGAGTTATAA
- the LOC125203458 gene encoding uncharacterized protein LOC125203458, translating into MAEDFSRAVELGLKLSKRIYYGKDKSTAASAPPRQLSMTAEAESFLPTAPMVYAEINDPSMVDNPDVPSYQPYVYGRCDPPVLIPMRMHRVSLEVDCCLDTAFVTVSGAWRLDCVSASRSCSCRIAVPIGEQGSVLGVEVESPFKSFSRELIPTEDAAADAAKTASSKDGYLIKGHLYTFKVPKIDGGTILSVKFSWSQKLMYQDGRFSLNVPFTFPSYVNPVVKSTSKKENILVNVNSGTGTEVFFESTSHPIKKTKHEASKIGFSTEREVACWSRDDFNFSYNVASNEIVGGVLLQSPPLHDFDEREMFCLYLYPGKIMSHKVFRKEVVFLVDISASMQGRPLDCVKTALLTALFKLNLVDTFNIIVFNESSLLFSSSMVQATKEMIGKASEWIEMKFIAEGGTNIAAPLNQAINMFSKAGGSLPLVFLVTDGAVEDEKEICDRMRRHPVEAGGLITPRICTFGIGLYCNHYFLQMLAQIGRGHYDAAFDIGCVNSRLERLISNASSVVVADISVDSLKDLDSLEIYPAQTPDLSTGSPVLIWGRYTGSFPDNVEVYGTLPDLGKFEITIKAQNAKDVPIDKVIARRQVDSLTACAWLSGNKQLEEKATKLSLLTWVPSEYTSIAVVETDKCMLAAMTKAVEERRDDVGAKKTTFIRSLGIGFGNLEATAENRPPEQAEPKLYETSEMMLKAATNLCAKWCDCCCCMCFLQCCNKVNDQCAIAFTQLCTILACFECINVCCEICSGD; encoded by the exons ATGGCGGAAGACTTCTCCAGAGCGGTGGAGCTCGGGCTGAAGCTATCAAAGCGAATCTACTACGGCAAGGACAAATCGACGGCCGCGTCGGCGCCGCCGCGGCAGCTCTCGATGACGGCGGAGGCGGAGAGCTTCCTGCCGACGGCGCCGATGGTGTACGCCGAGATCAACGACCCGTCGATGGTGGATAATCCCGACGTTCCGAGCTACCAGCCGTACGTCTACGGCCGGTGCGATCCGCCGGTGCTGATTCCGATGCGCATGCACCGCGTGTCGCTGGAGGTCGATTGCTGCTTGGATACGGCGTTCGTGACGGTCAGCGGCGCGTGGAGGCTGGACTGCGTCTCCGCGAGTAGGAGCTGCAGCTGCCGCATTGCTGTGCCGATCGGCGAGCAG GGTTCAGTTCTAGGTGTAGAAGTTGAGAGCCCTTTCAAGTCATTCAGTAGAGAGCTGATCCCAACGGAAGATGCTGCAGCAGATGCAGCCAAAACAGCCAGCAGTAAAGATGGATACTTGATTAAAGGCCACCTCTACACATTTAAAGTTCCCAAG ATTGATGGAGGGACTATTCTATCTGTCAAATTCAGTTGGTCCCAGAAATTGATGTACCAAGATGGCCGATTTTCCCTGAATGTGCCATTTACTTTTCCTTCTTATGTTAATCCAGTGGTGAAAAGCACaagtaaaaaggaaaatattttagtgaATGTGAATTCTGGCACTGGAACTGAAGTGTTTTTTGAAAGTACTAGTCATCCTATCAAG aaaacaaaacatgaagCTTCGAAAATAGGATTTTCTACTGAGAGGGAAGTTGCATGTTGGTCCAGGGACGACTTCAACTTTTCTTACAAT GTTGCTTCAAATGAAATTGTTGGTGGGGTGCTCTTGCAATCTCCACCCCtgcatgattttgatgagAGGGAGATGTTTTGTTTGTATCTATACCCTGGCAAAATCATGAGTCATAAG GTTTTCAGAAAAGAAGTGGTGTTTCTTGTCGACATAAGTGCAAGCATGCAAGGAAGACCGCTTGATTGTGTTAAAACGGCTCTCTTAACTGCGCTCTTCAAGCTTAACCTGGTGGACACTTTTAACATCATAGTTTTCAATGAAAGctctttgttattttcttcatcaatgGTTCAAGCAACTAAAGAGATGATTGGAAAAGCTTCTGAATGGATTGAGATGAAGTTTATAGCTGAGGGTGGCACAAATATCGCAGCTCCTCTGAATCAG GCAATCAACATGTTCTCAAAAGCTGGAGGTTCGCTTCCCTTGGTTTTCCTTGTTACCGATGGAGCTGTAGAAGATGAAAAGGAGATTTGTGATAGAATGAGACGTCACCCCGTGGAGGCAGGAGGCTTGATCACTCCACGAATCTGCACGTTTGGAATAG GTTTGTACTGCAATCATTACTTCTTGCAAATGCTTGCACAAATCGGAAGAGGTCACTATGATGCAGCTTTTGATATAG GATGTGTCAACTCGCGGCTGGAAAGATTAATCAGCAATGCATCATCAGTCGTAGTAGCAGATATAAGCGTTGATTCTCTGAAAGATCTTGACTCCCTTGAG ATTTATCCGGCTCAAACTCCTGACCTATCGACTGGAAGTCCAGTACTGATATGGGGAAGATACACCGGAAGCTTCCCTGACAACGTTGAAGTTTATGGCACCTTACCTGATTTAGGCAAGTTTGAGATAACTATAAAAGCGCAGAATGCAAAAGATGTACCTATCGACAAA GTGATCGCGAGGAGGCAAGTTGATTCACTCACCGCGTGTGCATGGTTATCAGGAAACAAACAGTTAGAGGAAAAg GCTACAAAACTGAGCCTGCTTACCTGGGTGCCTTCCGAGTACACCAGCATAGCTGTTGTCGAAACAGACAAATGCATGTTAGCTGCCATGACAAAAGCAGTCGAAGAG AGAAGAGACGATGTTGGAGCAAAGAAGACGACATTCATTCGCAGCCTAGGGATCGGGTTTGGTAACCTCGAGGCCACAGCTGAAAACAGACCGCCTGAACAAGCCGAGCCAAAGCTGTACGAAACTTCAGAGATGATGCTCAAGGCTGCAACGAACCTTTGCGCCAAGTGGTGTGATTGCTGCTGCTGTATGTGTTTCTTGCAGTGCTGCAACAAGGTGAACGACCAATGCGCGATCGCGTTCACTCAGCTCTGCACGATTCTCGCGTGCTTCGAGTGCATCAATGTGTGCTGTGAGATATGTTCTGGTGATTAA
- the LOC125203746 gene encoding uncharacterized protein LOC125203746, with product MSTSIINDSMVLGSGPEGPANAISGQNEVDFAKCDCCGLTEECTLSYIETIRERYGGKWICGLCAEAVKDEIVRCRKLISPEEAVARHISFCSKFRAGGPPEDPTVHLIRAMRRVMMRGLESPKALRSMPCSPTNKGRGLDLEGVGGVFTRSESCMPSLTLVDAAVYCGLDEGCE from the exons ATGTCTACGAGCATAATTAACGATTCGATGGTGTTGGGTTCCGGGCCGGAAGGGCCCGCAAACGCGATTTCGGGCCAAAACGAGGTTGATTTCGCGAAATGCGATTGCTGCGGGCTTACTGAGGAATGCACCCTTTCCTACATCGAGACAATTCGCGAAAG GTATGGCGGGAAATGGATATGCGGGCTTTGTGCGGAGGCGGTGAAGGACGAAATCGTGAGGTGTCGGAAGCTGATAAGCCCGGAGGAGGCGGTGGCCCGGCATATCAGCTTCTGCAGCAAGTTTCGGGCCGGCGGGCCCCCGGAGGACCCGACCGTTCACTTGATCCGGGCGATGAGGCGTGTCATGATGAGGGGCCTCGAGAGCCCGAAGGCGCTGAGGTCAATGCCGTGTAGCCCGACCAACAAGGGTCGGGGGCTCGACTTGGAGGGCGTTGGTGGTGTGTTTACTCGGTCGGAGAGTTGTATGCCGAGTTTGACCCTAGTGGATGCCGCGGTGTACTGCGGGTTGGATGAGGGTTGCGAATGA